The genomic DNA cacttttaaggtattttgattatatactctaaaggccctactggttgaggagtatcctaaaaatattccttggttagatttgggtgtaaattttcctaagtaatctttagtattcaagatgtgaactttacaaccaaatacttttaaataatttaggttTGGAATTTTATGGTAAtaaagttcataaggtgttttattgtgaggtttattaattagaattatgttttgaatataatttgctgtatttatggcttcggcctaaaattgatgatttaagttatattcgtttaacatagtcctagcagcttcttgtagtgttctatttttatgttccactagaccattttgttggggggctctaagacatgaaaattcatgttgatatccatttattttacaacactacaagaaaaaagacaaACAACAACgggttttcaccgttgtcgtaggccatttttaactgttgttaaaggctgtgttgttaaaaggggtggccaacgacaacagtttttaaccgttgtctttgaaggcaaagacaacatttttacaacggtgaaaaactgttgtcttttcctacaaagacaacagtttttcaccgttgtctttgagcgtatgcctaggctcttcaacaacagttttgaactgtctacgacaacggctaaaaagcattgtcttttttgccaatgacatcggtttgacaacggttaaaaaccgttgtctttttaggcaacgatattaaataacatcagtttgtcactattgtcttttaacgccattgacaacagtttgacatatttaaactgatgtctttgggtacaatatacaacattttgacaataaataaaaaacttattaatcttttcctgctcaatggtttataaaaaacatccagtgcaaatttcattgataaaaaacctacataatcaatatttacaatgcgaatttcattaaagtaccaaacatcatcatccaaatatcattaaagtaccaaacatcaacattcaaacatcacaaaagtttacacagccaaaagtttatatatatcacacatatagtccaaaatatcttgttttgttggatcaaatcttctctacctgtgcatcttctaaacaccataTCGAGAACTGCAGCCTTTTCCCTGAGGTATTATGCAGAGTTTATATATGCTTTCTAAACACCCTGtgctttctcctccctcctagcttctcttttcttctcctttctgggtatggtcattatcttttccctgaggtaaatagcatatgattgcaagttaagtcatttccccAGAATAAATGgcataaagatgatgatgacaAAGATGTTGTACATATCTTTCTGGCATAGTGTGCTGCAGCAGCAGGACAAATTTGAACATTTTGTCGCCcctgggaaaaagtccaagcttgTCAGCAATGGTGATTATTCCAAGTCCTGTAGGAGGAACCAAAACCAATCTTCCAAATATGATAGCAGCAGTTGTTCGTAAACCAAGTCTTTTACTGCCTGGGCCAGAGCCTGGAACACAACAAAGTGCCATATAGCATGTAACATTCTGGATATTCTAGATTCAAGATGGAAACCCAATGGATAGTTTTTATGTCAACTATTTCATCAAGCATCACTAAATGTACTTGTTCAACTTCTACCAGCAAAAGAACTTTAGGCTGTCAGACATAGGATATCAATATGTGTTTGAAGAAATGTTACATAAGAAATGGAAGATTGCATACCATCCACAAGATTTCCACCCAGAGCAAGCAAAATACATGGGATCATCGCTACCCTGGAAATCAAAATATAGACAATCCTTCAggtcttaaaatattttttgctttgAATGTAAATACAAAAAATAGAGGTCCTTGAGTGTTAAAAGGTTATGCAAATAACCAAGCCATTAACCAGACAAAACCCCAAAACAGAGGTCCTTAAATGTCAAAAAAATTATGCAATAACTGTCATTAACCACTAACCAGACATTAGATATCAGGCTCATCTTATTAGCTCACTATAGTGCAATTAGAATAGTTACAAAAATGGATGGCTAATAAGTTATCTTAATTCTCTAATCTAAATTTACCATAGAAGAATGTGATtgcaacttgacatttcttaaaCAGTTCATACTTAGCATCATTCATAGAAATCTTCATACTTTTTCAACCTTAACAAGATAATTATTTTCTGCTTTAAGACTCTATTTGCGTGTTACTAAATGAAAAGGTTCTAAATTTCAGTAGCATGAGAAAATTGGCAAAGACAAAGAAGGAAACATATCAATACCCAAGAATAAGGCAGCTGTCAGTGAAGAAGAATAACGAGGCATCATCAGTCAAGATGAAGTTCTTCAAAAATGGTATAGCACCAATGATGATAGCCAAAGCCTAATTCCATATAAAACATTAGTAATACCTAATCCCATAtaaaacatcattaaagtaatcatgcaaaatatTGCTTCTGCATAACATGTTAAAGACAATCATTAACAGAAGGTAACAATACAATAATTCAAATAACCACCACAAAAAATTCGGAGAATTTCATGTTATCCCCCAAAAGTTTGCCCTTTTGCCAAATGTACTCAAAATTTCATTATAAAACTCTAGTGAAGGCAGGGGTTTTAACTTATTAGAGTTTGTAAAGGTTGGGAGTTTGCTTTGCTAAACTAAAATTTTGGTTTAGAGGGATGTTGCCAATGAAAAAGTAGTCATCGCGGTATTGACAAAATGAAACTCTGATTCATTTCACAAGAGAGTAAAAtctggaaaaaattaaaatttcaatatgAGAAATGGGCAAGTTTGTATTTCTTCAtaatcaaagaattcaaaaaaatAACAGAGGAAGGAAATTAGGAAGAGTCAATGAGATGATACTTGATCTTGACCGGTTAAACTAATACATTCATTACAGAAAATCAAACAAATATGAAGTTCACATTTTTATCTCAACACAAAAAATGTTCATTATACTTGGCATGCCAACATCATTGCTCTTCACTCTAAAAGCATAAATAAATTAAGATCCCAATGTCCATGAGACAAGAAGCCCCAGAGAGTGttttaagtataaagtatttaataacAAGTGACAAGGACAAGGAATTGGAAATTAGAACTTcaaaaagataattttcaaatcaaatacTCACTGAGGCAATAATGGGAGGCTGAAAAATTTGCTTTAGCTTCAGCTTTCCAACAATATACCATAGGATGCCAATTATCTGCATAACCATCCAATCCGACATATGACACGCTCAGAtattagtataaaaaaaattagaatttaaaaaatgaaTCGCCAGAACTTCAAACAAGGTTCTTTCATTTTCTAAACTAATATTCAATCCAATTAATATAAGTTAACAGGTAACCACAGATTTAGAAAGCCATTTCCTAGGTTGCTTATGCAGCATAAACCTTATGGCCACATAAGGATCATACACACTAAAAAAATCCTAGGCTTGTTGAAATCCATGCCACGCTCAAGTTAATATTGACTACACCATACCAACTTTGACAAATCGACAAACAAAAAAACAAGTATTTAGTTTAGATGAACTGAATAAGATTTTAACTGCACATACagatcacatatctcatatgtcaCTATTTAGTCCTCTTCAAAAACCATCTAGGCGGCTCAACGTTGCCCAAGCATGAGCTTTTTAATACCATGGTGTGAGATTGCAATTTGTTTTGTTAGCCATCACACAAAGATAGCATTATGGCTGATAGGAAAAGCAATGTTATACTAAAAAGAACGTGGAGTCTTATGGTCCATATTTGCATACTTCCTTAGGTCCACTTTGGATACTTGCACTGATCCAAAGTACAAAATTTATTAGTTCCATATTTATCAGTAGCAAACAAAGTCATGCTTAGATTTACTTTCCTGATGATTTCAACCATGTCATCAATGTTGCAGCTAGATTATCTGATTTTagcttaaaaaactattttttgtcTTTTGCACAAAGAAACTCAATTCGACGAGAAAGAAATTAAGCATAAAAAGATAAAAAGGTGGGGAAATCAATTAAGCTCTTAAATTGCAGCGCAatggtaaaaaaattataaactaagatggtaataaaatttcttatttctttcttaTGCCCTTTTTTCCCAAAATAAGGAGGCACGCAGTAGTACATGTTAAGCTGCAAGATCACAATAAAACGTCTTAATACTAGATATCCAGCTTTTTGTAGATTTTGcgctaaacattttttttttcagagaaTACCATTTCAAAAAGAAAACAGGTCACCATTAGGTCATCTAGGTCTAAAGATTAACACAATCTTCAGCTAAGTCTAGTCTCAAGCTCCCATTGTGCATGCTGTTAAAGGCTAAATAAAACCTCGTATCAGAACTCACCTTGGAAGTTTCAGAAGATACGCGCGCTCCAGGCTCGTCAATCGAACACCTGCAGGTCATAACTAAAAAATGTTGTTACCCTCCCGAGAAAATAGTAGAACGAAGCATAGGCGAAAAAAGCAGAGCGAAAGCACTTTGGAGGCTCAGGAACACGAGACAAAGGCGAAGCCGCCTTCCGGAGGCGAATCAAGCTGCGCCGCTCTGCGAGCGGCATGTCGTCGAGATCGTCGGAGGCCTCGCTGCTATCCTTGCCAGTACCCATACGAGATAGAGAGCGACGAGGAAGAAGCGAGGGTTACGGTGTCCGCCGGAAGATGAGCGGAGACTAAGGGACCCGGCGAGAAGGATGAGGGATCATCGTCTCTGTTCCTTCTTGATCTTTCTTAGGGGAAGAAGGATGAGGGAACGTGGAGTCTTATGGACCAGTGCAAGGTGAGGCTTAGGGGAAGAAGTCGGCGATGAAGAAAGGGGTTCGGCGGTGTCACGGGAGTGAGGGCTCGGGATTAAGGAATTTGGTGGAGAAGGGAAAGTAAGGGAAAAATAAGAAACCTTGGTTTTAAAAATTCGCGGAGGAGTCGCGAAGGAGGTGTCAGagtgggttttaggtttttttcatgaagttaaaaaaattattttgtttttatgattcaacaacattcaatagacaacagtttaataaaactgttgtatattatcacataagcaacactaaaagacaacagttttttaaaaccgttgtttttgacatacattagacaacagttttttaaaaattgttgtctttgacatacattagacaacagttttttaaaaattgttgtcatttaaaaaaaattatggtgaacaacaacggttttcaataaaaccgttgttaaatggcaaaaagacaacagtttctcgaaaaactgttgtctattaggtgtggttaaatcaaaaatttcttgtagtgcaaAATTGagtaaacttatgattttcaaatcccccccccccccccccccccccccgtcccccgtgatcacttttaattttagtatctttttcatttttcgtaaatttgcaaaaaatactaaatatttcataggtttcatcttttgtttttagaaattttacccatgtgtacctagagtaatcatcaattatcactaagcaatactggttcttgcttagtgacttggctccatgtgaatcaaataggtcaaggtgaagaagctcaagtaaggagttagttctttctaggttggttgacttgtgggttgacttggtttgttttccttgttgacaagcatcacagattgagttttcaataaattttaatttgggcaaacctctaactagaccattttgactcatttttttaaatgagtctagtgtgagtgtgacccagtcttctgtgccacagttgggtttcctcttgttgtgtcatgagactctttattgaggatattgataggtcaattatgtagatgttattttttctaagtcccttaagtctgatttcaggattttcgatgtttttaactaaacacccagatttgtcaaaattgactaagtatccactatcacacaattgacttatacttagtaaattaaagttaaaattttcaaccaataaaacatttcgaataatgaagtcagaactaagttcaatattacctttttcgATTACTTttagtttaccgtcgttgccaaaggcaaccgatcctaaattcttgtacttgagtttagtaaacttcaacttatctccagtcatgtgtctggagcatccactatccaacatccattgatccaattcctacacatgaagtagttgaattggtttccttttaatggatttaaagataggttaattgaattagactccttagtttttctatctcacccaatctaagttagcAATCAATTAATCCTGTGGTTGTTTATGAgatgtttaattaaattaacgttttgaaaagattttgaaattaagttttgaaaagattttgaaattaagttttttttttttaaagattttgaaattaagttttaaaaagattttgaaattaagtttttttttttaaagattttgaaattaagttttaaaaagattaagttttaaaaagattttgaaattaagttttaaaaggattttgaaattaagttttgaaattaagtttaaaataattttgaaattaagttttaaaaggattttgaaattaagttttaaaaagattttgaaattaagttttaaaagattttgaaattaagttttaaaaagattaattgattatagaatttgaattaattatagttatgagtctaattttgaatttgaattttaaattccttagtcatctcacctgatctaaattttcaatcaggtaatcctataatttttgtgagatgaattgaggttcaatttaagggttttgtttaactttgtgttagatttaggtttagctttgggttcaacaattaagcattctttggataaacttctgagctatggtgagtcacaaggaactcattaaagtaaccataccttcgaggtttcccaaatagtcctacccattgaacttaatactaaaccttggtctaactggttaggatccatttaagggtagtttcggtcagttccacttggccaaatgcaccaggtcgaagccatatcttcctagaaatgcgatgcccaagctttcataacgtactatcatccaaaaacttcaccagtaccatgagtcaaatTAAACCTAGCCCACTTTTtataaccttaattaccctgccgggtaatctactcttatttacccatttcgggtaggttaatttcggttacccagtcgggtagtttagttgagggtaccagctattctggatcctccatctatattttatttgaattgaattcgaattattttgaatttttaatttaattttaaaattttaatttgtttttgtattttgaattttgaatttataatttaatttcaaatttttaatttgtttttgattttttaaattttgaatttataatttaatttcgaatttttaatttgattttcaattttgaattttaatttcattttattaagattgtttttctttttactccccctggatcatagcctcgatatggtctatcgaggtagtgtatttgatccttcgggattcaatattgaccaagtccaacttgattgaccaatttggacttgggaacccatgcttggactgatttactatttggtttgtttattaaagataaataagatttatatttatttttagttttatatcctagcccagttctattgtaaacggctctttgtgtcccaagaattaggtcaagattcttggagccaaaagaaaaccgttctaaggtattttttaaatccttgacctgatttttcaaactagaattttcttcctcaagtttttgaacttgagttgaatttccggTTTGAatttgatcaggtaaggatttagagttagtcacttctttaaggacagctacttcctttagaagtgatttaatcttaaggtttgacttagctaacttgcgtaataaataatttactaagttattaagtctaggaatgcttacagcggagtctggcccttcggaaacggatgcggatccgtggcttcgctcgaactcggcctctgactcgctctcgctctcggattcgacgaTCTGGTCCCGAGCCATCaacgcgagtaaactcgtctgattgagttcgtcgtcgtcgtcctctgaagaagatttgtcccacgtcgccttcagggccttcttccttctttgcttttttgcttccttttggttggggcagttgactttgatgtgccccttctggttgcatccgtagcagattacttcaaattttaccttagaactcggttgaacctccttggattgtaccgccttcttcaggtctttcttgttgaagcccttcttcttcttgtagagcttcatcacgaggttcacgagttcgctggtcagttcgtcttcttcatcttctgagtcaggttcgtcttctgattccggttcagTTTTTTGCCGTAATCtaggttcccgtgttcgactggtacctgcaaccaaagcaacccccttctcggttggttgtgtattagtctgctcgtgaagttcaaactcagaaaataactcatctaattttaaacaagacaagtccttggagactttgtaggcatctaccattgatgcccacaatgtactcctcggaaatgagtttagagcataccttataacgtcctgattctcgactttctgcccgatcgcatgaagagagttgaggatgtcttgaatccgtGCGTGGAGCGAACTcgccgtctctccttcctgcatttttagattatacagtttattaaataataagtcacacttacttaccttggtttccgaggtgccctcgtggagtccGATcaacttttcccaaagctcctttgctgatgagaatggaccgactctgttgagctcctctttggtcagtccacactggagggtgcaggtagctctggcattggcttccactttcttgatgaagGAGGGTTCCCAGTCTTCGCAGGGAGTAGGTTTGCCATCAGTGCCAGTTGGTAGTTGAAATTCAGTTcggatgatcatccacatttcAAACTGGATTTTTAGAAATGTCTCCATCCGTCCATTCcaatacccgaaatcttctccggagaagagcgggggatgGACAGTGTTGAAaccctcttgatgggccattgaGAGAGTATGCAAAAaggaataagaaaaaaatatgtcccaagactatgtcttggattaTTAGTGCGGGAgtaaagtaaaaaaaactaactcaagtggtgttgcaccaacttcgagcgagatcgatacgaacgaaaaaaactggaatataataataatactaattttAGTTGActccaaaaaatttaaaacacagcgaaaaaaattgagtgattggtg from Zingiber officinale cultivar Zhangliang chromosome 4A, Zo_v1.1, whole genome shotgun sequence includes the following:
- the LOC121973503 gene encoding protein PIN-LIKES 6-like isoform X2, with amino-acid sequence MIPCILLALGGNLVDGSGPGSKRLGLRTTAAIIFGRLVLVPPTGLGIITIADKLGLFPRGDKMFKFVLLLQHTMPERYGKDNDHTQKGEEKRS
- the LOC121973503 gene encoding protein PIN-LIKES 6-like isoform X3, whose product is MIPCILLALGGNLVDGSGPGSKRLGLRTTAAIIFGRLVLVPPTGLGIITIADKLGLFPRGDKMFKFVLLLQHTMPESSGKR
- the LOC121973503 gene encoding protein PIN-LIKES 6-like isoform X1; protein product: MIPCILLALGGNLVDGSGPGSKRLGLRTTAAIIFGRLVLVPPTGLGIITIADKLGLFPRGDKMFKFVLLLQHTMPERYVQHLCHHHLYAIYSGEMT